Proteins from a genomic interval of Treponema primitia ZAS-1:
- a CDS encoding double-cubane-cluster-containing anaerobic reductase, protein MIEQRELPEIFESFSDARKQGFMAMKNLKEQGKGVVGTFCTYVPVELFLAVGLVPVGLCSTSDETIGEAEKVLPRNLCPLIKASYGFAAADKCPYMYFSDLVVGETTCDGKTKMYELLGKIKDVHVMDLPHNQDRPASRAIWMEEIKRLKNRVEEKFGVTITVEKLHQAIRERNRERALLKKVYELSVMSPAPLSGLQQLQILFGAQFKFDHEKKVQELEETISRITEEYQNGRHPIPAAAKRIIVTGCPIGGVTEKFTRVIEESGAVVVAYENCTGAKQFDRQIDESADPYDALCDYYLNIGCSVMSPNPNRLELLGRLCDQFKADGVLEMVLQSCHTYAIESYTIGEFLKTRSIPFMSLETDYSSGDTEQLKTRISAFIEML, encoded by the coding sequence ATGATTGAACAAAGAGAGCTGCCCGAGATTTTTGAATCCTTTTCTGATGCCCGTAAACAGGGTTTTATGGCCATGAAAAACCTGAAGGAACAGGGTAAGGGAGTGGTTGGAACCTTTTGCACCTATGTGCCGGTAGAGCTTTTTTTGGCAGTCGGTCTTGTGCCGGTGGGTCTTTGTTCAACCAGCGATGAAACCATAGGCGAGGCGGAAAAGGTCCTCCCCCGCAACCTCTGCCCCCTCATTAAGGCTTCCTACGGATTCGCCGCCGCCGATAAATGCCCCTATATGTATTTTTCCGATCTGGTGGTTGGCGAGACTACCTGTGACGGGAAAACAAAAATGTACGAACTCTTGGGAAAAATTAAAGATGTCCATGTGATGGATCTTCCCCATAACCAGGACAGGCCCGCTTCCCGGGCAATCTGGATGGAAGAAATTAAACGCTTAAAGAACAGGGTGGAAGAAAAATTCGGCGTAACCATTACGGTAGAAAAACTACACCAGGCTATACGGGAACGGAACAGGGAACGCGCTCTTTTAAAAAAAGTGTATGAACTATCGGTGATGAGCCCCGCCCCCCTCTCTGGTTTACAGCAGCTTCAGATACTATTCGGCGCCCAGTTCAAATTCGACCATGAAAAAAAAGTACAGGAACTGGAAGAGACCATCAGCAGAATTACTGAAGAATACCAAAACGGCAGGCATCCAATTCCCGCCGCTGCGAAGCGCATTATTGTTACCGGCTGTCCCATAGGGGGAGTTACGGAAAAATTCACCCGGGTCATTGAAGAGAGCGGGGCTGTGGTGGTGGCCTATGAAAACTGCACCGGGGCAAAACAGTTTGATCGGCAGATTGATGAGTCCGCCGACCCCTACGATGCCCTCTGCGACTACTATCTCAATATAGGATGCAGCGTGATGAGTCCCAACCCAAACCGGCTTGAACTGCTGGGACGGCTCTGCGATCAATTCAAGGCCGACGGGGTGCTGGAAATGGTGTTGCAATCCTGCCATACCTACGCCATAGAATCCTATACCATTGGAGAATTTCTTAAGACCCGCAGCATACCCTTTATGAGCCTGGAGACCGATTATTCCTCCGGAGACACGGAGCAGCTTAAAACCCGTATATCCGCCTTTATTGAGATGCTGTAA
- the selA gene encoding L-seryl-tRNA(Sec) selenium transferase, whose amino-acid sequence MTLSDANALLRSIPAMDDLLNAPWAAEFSSSLGRENVKKIIEETLDEIRREIGAGNSPTKVGVTSGGVKAGLPVEELVVIRATTLLRLKSSSTLKPVVNATGVVIHTNLGRAPLADEAIAAVNEIAGTYSTLEYDPGKGGRGGRNVHVEWLLCRLTGAEAALVVNNNAAAVLLALSATASGRELIVSSGELVEIGDSFRIPEILSFSGAKMIAVGCTNSTRISDYRNAITENTAVLLKVHPSNYRIEGFVKTTAREELAELAAERGLVFMEDLGSGLLGLLGVPGPLGADLANRECSVRNCLEAGSGIVTFSGDKLLGGPQIGVIAGSKKLIDKMKSHQLLRALRVDKMTLAAFEATLRLHLSGRQGSIPVIGMIETDKPALLEMARRLCRMLKRTAACNAVPRTVNPGAGDFTIAVVETEDAIGGGSFPTDLLPGFGVAISSPSFSAETLAAGLRTAFVPVIPAIREGRVILHVRTLLPGDEKLIAASFVSALSRDVAG is encoded by the coding sequence ATGACACTTTCCGATGCAAACGCTTTGCTGCGGTCCATCCCGGCAATGGATGACCTGCTTAACGCGCCATGGGCCGCCGAATTTTCCAGCTCTCTGGGCAGGGAAAATGTAAAAAAAATAATAGAAGAGACTCTGGATGAAATAAGGCGTGAAATAGGCGCGGGGAACTCTCCGACTAAAGTCGGCGTTACAAGCGGTGGTGTAAAGGCCGGCCTGCCGGTGGAAGAGCTTGTGGTGATCCGCGCGACAACCCTGCTCCGTTTAAAATCGTCGAGCACCCTGAAACCAGTGGTCAATGCCACCGGGGTAGTCATTCACACAAACCTCGGCCGCGCCCCTCTTGCCGATGAAGCGATTGCTGCGGTCAATGAAATAGCGGGAACCTATAGTACCCTGGAATATGATCCCGGAAAAGGCGGACGGGGTGGGCGCAATGTTCATGTTGAGTGGCTTCTCTGCCGCCTGACCGGTGCAGAAGCGGCGCTGGTGGTCAACAACAATGCTGCCGCAGTTCTCTTGGCGCTGTCGGCGACAGCCTCCGGCCGGGAGCTCATCGTCTCCTCCGGGGAACTCGTTGAAATAGGCGACTCCTTCAGAATCCCGGAAATACTTTCCTTTTCGGGTGCGAAAATGATCGCGGTGGGCTGCACCAATTCTACGCGCATAAGCGACTACCGCAATGCAATCACGGAAAACACCGCTGTGCTGCTTAAAGTACACCCTTCAAACTACAGGATAGAGGGTTTTGTCAAAACCACGGCCCGCGAAGAACTGGCGGAACTCGCCGCTGAGCGGGGACTGGTGTTTATGGAGGATCTCGGCAGCGGACTCCTCGGCCTACTTGGGGTGCCCGGTCCGCTTGGAGCGGATTTGGCAAACCGGGAATGTTCAGTCCGGAATTGTCTGGAAGCAGGCTCCGGCATCGTAACGTTTTCCGGGGACAAATTGCTCGGCGGCCCTCAGATTGGGGTGATTGCCGGGTCAAAGAAGCTTATAGACAAGATGAAGTCCCACCAACTGCTCCGGGCCCTGCGGGTAGATAAAATGACCCTGGCGGCTTTCGAGGCGACTCTCCGGCTCCATCTCTCGGGCAGGCAGGGAAGCATACCGGTAATCGGGATGATCGAAACGGACAAACCCGCCCTTCTCGAAATGGCCCGCCGTCTCTGCCGCATGTTGAAACGTACCGCTGCTTGCAACGCAGTTCCCCGCACAGTAAATCCTGGCGCCGGCGATTTCACCATTGCTGTCGTGGAGACGGAAGACGCCATAGGGGGCGGCTCTTTCCCCACCGACCTGCTTCCCGGTTTCGGTGTGGCCATAAGCTCGCCTTCATTCAGCGCAGAAACATTGGCGGCGGGACTGCGGACCGCATTTGTCCCGGTGATCCCGGCTATCCGTGAAGGTCGGGTGATCCTCCACGTCCGTACCCTTTTGCCCGGGGATGAGAAATTAATTGCCGCCTCATTCGTGTCTGCCCTTAGCAGGGATGTGGCTGGGTAA
- the selB gene encoding selenocysteine-specific translation elongation factor, whose product MGTAGHIDHGKTALVRAMTGIDCDRLDEEKRRGITIELGFAPLNLPNGKTVSIVDVPGHERFIRTMAAGAAGMDAAMLVIAATEGVMPQTREHLDILNILGVRFGLVALTKKDLADDETLELATAEVVELTRGTCLDGAPIIPVSSVTGEGVSRIVEEIEKIIDKIPPRDGRGAFFLPIDRVFSKKGFGSVVTGTSYQGSISEGDEVEIMPSGVGGRVRSLQTHGAKVSSATAGQRVAVNLAGISHDQIERGAAVCEKGAFVATDCISAWLDILPSAHEGVAHWQRVRFHVGTTDVVARISLLRLNADMKKSGILPGNSGPVQLLCESKITVAAGQRFVIRFYSPLITIGGGRVMLPNAELARGKADREAKARIVEGLAADFSPVTLLAAIIHDKGILSVSGLSELSQMGKDPFTESLSVLSSTPDTYGFLEFGTPQNFISSEAFDTVTRSALRILHEFHTKSPELSGLDAEKLFTSLDSVHGSGLVKVGDFKVLIDIMAARNAITPVAVQGKTCYRAADYRQSVDSKLMDLAGRIRDEIASAGFNLLKLPELEEKLGATSSDMKRAAAYLREQDDLRTIEGGLLFSREMRDKLLKALSSMSGDITVASLRDSIGVNRKESLAMLDFLDSQGLTKRVGDTRVLVG is encoded by the coding sequence TTGGGGACAGCCGGGCATATCGACCATGGCAAAACAGCCCTTGTGCGCGCCATGACCGGCATTGACTGTGACCGCCTTGATGAAGAAAAACGCCGGGGTATAACCATCGAACTCGGATTTGCCCCCTTGAATTTGCCCAACGGTAAGACCGTCAGCATCGTTGATGTTCCCGGACACGAACGCTTCATACGGACAATGGCCGCAGGCGCCGCCGGCATGGATGCCGCCATGCTGGTAATAGCGGCAACCGAAGGGGTCATGCCCCAGACCAGGGAGCATCTTGATATTCTGAATATTCTTGGAGTTAGATTCGGCCTCGTGGCGTTGACAAAGAAAGATTTGGCGGATGATGAAACCCTTGAACTGGCAACTGCGGAGGTGGTCGAATTAACCCGGGGGACCTGTCTTGATGGAGCGCCGATCATACCGGTTTCATCGGTAACGGGCGAAGGTGTTTCACGCATCGTGGAGGAAATAGAAAAGATAATTGATAAAATACCCCCCAGAGATGGCCGGGGCGCATTTTTCCTCCCCATTGACCGGGTCTTCAGCAAAAAAGGCTTCGGAAGCGTGGTAACCGGGACATCCTATCAGGGGAGTATTTCCGAGGGCGATGAAGTGGAAATAATGCCTTCAGGTGTGGGAGGAAGGGTGCGTTCCCTCCAGACACATGGAGCGAAAGTCAGTTCCGCTACCGCTGGGCAGCGGGTAGCCGTTAACCTGGCCGGCATTTCCCATGACCAAATAGAGCGGGGAGCCGCGGTCTGCGAAAAAGGGGCTTTCGTTGCCACCGACTGCATAAGCGCATGGCTTGATATATTGCCTTCCGCGCATGAAGGCGTGGCCCACTGGCAGCGGGTACGGTTCCATGTGGGGACAACTGATGTGGTCGCCAGAATATCGCTTCTGCGATTGAACGCTGATATGAAAAAATCAGGCATACTTCCGGGAAACAGCGGACCGGTGCAGCTTTTGTGCGAATCAAAAATAACGGTTGCAGCCGGACAAAGGTTTGTGATACGTTTTTACAGCCCCCTCATTACCATAGGCGGCGGGCGGGTTATGCTGCCCAACGCCGAACTGGCGCGGGGCAAAGCGGATCGGGAAGCTAAAGCCAGGATAGTTGAAGGCCTTGCCGCCGACTTCAGCCCCGTCACCCTGCTTGCGGCAATTATCCATGATAAAGGAATTCTCAGCGTATCCGGCCTATCCGAGCTTTCCCAGATGGGCAAGGACCCCTTTACTGAGTCTTTAAGCGTACTGTCCTCAACACCGGACACATACGGATTTTTGGAATTCGGGACCCCGCAGAATTTTATCTCCAGCGAAGCCTTCGACACGGTAACCCGATCAGCCCTGCGTATTCTCCATGAGTTCCATACAAAATCCCCCGAACTCTCCGGGCTGGATGCAGAAAAACTATTTACATCCCTGGATAGCGTTCACGGCTCAGGCCTGGTTAAAGTCGGGGATTTCAAAGTCCTCATCGACATAATGGCGGCAAGAAATGCTATAACCCCGGTCGCCGTGCAGGGGAAAACCTGTTACCGGGCGGCGGATTACCGCCAATCCGTGGATAGCAAATTGATGGATCTTGCGGGACGTATCAGGGATGAGATCGCATCTGCGGGCTTCAATCTTTTAAAACTGCCGGAACTGGAAGAAAAACTGGGCGCCACATCTTCCGATATGAAACGAGCGGCAGCATATCTGCGGGAACAAGACGATCTCAGGACGATAGAAGGGGGTCTGCTGTTTTCCCGGGAGATGCGGGATAAACTGCTTAAGGCGCTTTCTTCGATGAGCGGCGATATAACGGTTGCTTCTTTACGGGATTCCATCGGTGTGAATAGGAAAGAAAGCCTCGCGATGCTGGACTTTCTGGACTCCCAGGGATTGACGAAGCGGGTCGGGGATACGCGGGTGCTTGTGGGGTAG
- a CDS encoding aminotransferase class V-fold PLP-dependent enzyme, which yields MIYANYAATSPALSPVVVQELHGYLGETHLNAGRNFEGLEAGAIALRARRAVAKLLGVADPLRVIFTSGATQSLNMAINGLVREGDHVLSTSVEHNAAARPLEALRKNGVIELEWLQCDPDGSLDPEKIRGAIRKNTRLLVMTHASNVLGTILPVTECFRIAHEYGVLTILDMAQTGGVLPFTMEDYGAGNSPTKVGVANSDVVAFAGHKGLRGLAGTGGFVIGEAAAGQMRPWISGGTGSVSQSLDMPEFMPDKFEPGTQNTIGILSLAASVEEILRTGVETIRERERASTARFIAGLGQIKKIAVCGTLDPDRCVSVVSVAIPGHDAGEVSRFLFENHSIITRSGLHCSPLAHRTAGTFPGGTIRFSFGSRTSNGDIDAILEALDGV from the coding sequence ATGATATACGCAAATTACGCCGCCACTTCTCCTGCATTATCCCCGGTGGTAGTTCAAGAACTGCACGGATATTTAGGGGAGACGCATCTCAACGCCGGACGGAATTTTGAAGGCCTGGAGGCAGGGGCCATTGCCCTGAGGGCCCGTAGGGCTGTAGCAAAGCTCCTTGGGGTAGCCGATCCCCTGCGGGTGATATTCACCAGCGGCGCCACACAATCCCTGAACATGGCTATAAACGGCCTTGTCAGAGAGGGGGATCACGTGCTGTCCACGAGCGTGGAACACAACGCGGCGGCCCGCCCACTTGAAGCGCTCCGCAAAAATGGTGTGATAGAACTTGAGTGGCTCCAATGCGATCCGGATGGTTCACTGGACCCTGAAAAAATCCGCGGTGCAATACGGAAAAACACAAGACTGCTCGTCATGACCCATGCGTCAAATGTCCTTGGTACGATATTACCCGTAACGGAATGTTTTAGGATTGCCCATGAATACGGCGTCCTGACCATCCTGGACATGGCCCAGACCGGTGGCGTCCTACCGTTTACCATGGAAGATTACGGCGCGGGGAACTCTCCGACTAAAGTCGGCGTTGCAAATAGCGATGTTGTTGCGTTTGCGGGCCATAAGGGGCTGCGGGGCCTTGCGGGCACAGGAGGGTTTGTCATTGGAGAAGCGGCTGCAGGGCAGATGCGACCATGGATAAGCGGCGGTACCGGCAGCGTGTCCCAATCCTTGGACATGCCTGAGTTCATGCCGGACAAGTTCGAGCCGGGTACACAAAACACCATAGGCATCTTAAGCCTTGCCGCATCGGTGGAGGAGATTTTGCGCACAGGAGTTGAAACGATACGGGAGCGTGAACGCGCTTCCACGGCGCGTTTTATAGCGGGGCTGGGACAAATAAAAAAGATTGCCGTCTGCGGGACCCTTGATCCGGATCGCTGCGTATCCGTCGTTTCAGTTGCTATCCCAGGACACGATGCCGGAGAGGTCTCACGGTTTCTGTTTGAGAACCACAGCATAATTACCCGCAGCGGGCTGCACTGCTCACCCTTGGCACACCGGACCGCCGGAACATTTCCGGGGGGGACGATCCGCTTCAGCTTTGGGAGCAGAACAAGCAACGGGGATATTGACGCGATACTTGAGGCGCTGGATGGGGTGTAG
- the yedF gene encoding sulfurtransferase-like selenium metabolism protein YedF, translating to MKTLDMQGNPCPIPVVNAKKALAEPGADGVVVLVDNFVAVQNLEKMAKGTDCGFSYTEEGASLYKVTILKDPNKAFNEPPEAPATASDAPAVGSVKKGPVVLITADSMGRGAEDLGKLLIKGFIFSLTQLNPLPEAVIFLNGGAHLTTEGANTVPDLKVLQEKGTEVYTCGTCANYYKLTESLAVGSIVDMMKITNTLAKASGVITL from the coding sequence ATGAAAACATTGGATATGCAGGGAAATCCCTGCCCGATTCCTGTGGTAAACGCCAAGAAAGCCCTTGCCGAACCGGGCGCGGATGGTGTGGTGGTTTTGGTAGACAATTTTGTTGCGGTGCAGAACCTTGAGAAGATGGCTAAAGGAACAGACTGCGGTTTTTCGTACACCGAGGAGGGGGCATCGCTCTATAAGGTGACTATCCTCAAGGACCCCAACAAGGCTTTTAACGAGCCCCCGGAAGCTCCCGCAACTGCATCTGATGCGCCCGCTGTGGGGAGCGTGAAGAAGGGGCCGGTGGTTCTCATCACTGCGGACAGCATGGGCAGGGGGGCGGAGGATCTTGGGAAACTGCTCATCAAGGGTTTCATATTTTCCCTGACCCAATTAAATCCCCTGCCGGAAGCGGTTATATTTTTGAATGGCGGTGCACATCTCACCACCGAAGGGGCAAACACCGTGCCTGATCTAAAAGTTCTCCAGGAAAAAGGCACGGAAGTATATACCTGCGGTACCTGCGCCAATTACTATAAGTTGACCGAATCCCTCGCCGTAGGAAGTATCGTTGACATGATGAAAATAACAAACACCCTGGCAAAGGCGTCCGGGGTTATCACACTATAA
- the selD gene encoding selenide, water dikinase SelD yields MGKNTESLLSKGLLSSCTSGGCGAKIESDGLARLLAGLPASGDKRLLVGYDTSDDAAVYMLDEKNSLIFTADFFPPMVDDARTFGRIAAANALSDVWAMGGKPMVALNLVCFPEAMEKSVLADILAGGAEKIAEAGAVLGGGHSIYDREPKYGLAVTGMVETAKVIRNNTPKIGHKIILTKPLGVGIVMAALRVEMAGEGAVRQAIASMERLNRYACESMAGFNVSACTDVTGFGLLVHALEMAGDQAAILLYPDALPLIPEAVTYANEYLLTAAGQRNRNRGSKYADVSALPFATQELLFDPQTSGGLLIAVPPDEAETLTARIREAGDEHAAIIGEVAPRAGKVILFR; encoded by the coding sequence ATGGGTAAGAACACTGAGTCCCTGCTGTCAAAAGGACTACTGTCCTCCTGCACAAGCGGTGGATGCGGGGCGAAGATAGAAAGCGATGGGCTTGCCCGCCTGTTGGCGGGGCTGCCTGCAAGCGGCGACAAACGACTGCTGGTCGGCTACGACACTTCCGATGATGCCGCAGTTTATATGCTTGATGAGAAAAACTCGCTTATCTTTACTGCGGACTTTTTCCCCCCTATGGTCGACGATGCCCGTACCTTTGGGCGTATCGCTGCCGCAAACGCCTTGAGCGATGTATGGGCCATGGGCGGCAAACCCATGGTGGCGCTGAACCTGGTATGTTTTCCCGAGGCCATGGAGAAAAGTGTCCTCGCAGATATACTGGCTGGAGGTGCGGAGAAAATCGCAGAGGCAGGGGCCGTCTTGGGCGGTGGACACTCTATATACGACAGGGAGCCAAAGTATGGGCTGGCCGTCACCGGCATGGTCGAGACAGCAAAGGTGATACGCAACAACACCCCAAAGATTGGGCATAAAATAATATTGACCAAACCCCTGGGCGTAGGGATTGTGATGGCTGCTCTGCGGGTTGAGATGGCCGGTGAGGGGGCGGTTCGGCAGGCCATAGCCTCCATGGAGCGGCTCAACCGCTATGCCTGTGAGAGCATGGCGGGTTTTAACGTAAGCGCCTGTACGGATGTTACCGGTTTCGGGCTGCTTGTCCATGCCCTGGAGATGGCGGGGGATCAGGCGGCAATACTACTGTACCCCGATGCCTTGCCCCTTATCCCGGAGGCAGTAACCTATGCAAACGAATATCTGCTGACCGCCGCGGGCCAGCGTAACCGCAACCGTGGAAGCAAATACGCCGATGTAAGCGCGCTCCCCTTTGCCACCCAGGAACTGTTATTCGATCCCCAGACATCCGGAGGACTTTTGATAGCCGTGCCCCCCGACGAGGCAGAGACGCTTACTGCCCGCATCAGGGAAGCCGGGGATGAACACGCCGCAATCATAGGGGAAGTTGCGCCGAGGGCGGGAAAGGTGATACTATTCAGATAA
- a CDS encoding DUF3343 domain-containing protein, which produces MESNSKELIIGFDSVTQAIMAEQALVEQGFYVRVMPMPAGIRTGCGFCLRFVPEDLERAASFLSERGLAIKEAWEKSGDGYRKIGINGADGGRDG; this is translated from the coding sequence ATGGAAAGTAACAGCAAAGAACTAATCATCGGTTTCGATAGTGTCACCCAGGCCATTATGGCGGAGCAGGCGTTGGTGGAGCAGGGGTTTTATGTCCGGGTCATGCCCATGCCTGCGGGCATACGAACGGGATGCGGTTTTTGCCTCAGGTTTGTACCGGAAGATCTGGAACGGGCCGCCTCGTTTCTGTCGGAGCGGGGACTTGCTATAAAAGAGGCCTGGGAGAAATCCGGGGATGGATACAGGAAGATCGGTATAAACGGGGCGGATGGAGGAAGGGATGGGTAA
- a CDS encoding permease: protein MKKSAMFLLWVGAAISVSEIFTGGLLAPLGFVQGLIVIIIGHIIGTALFAGGAYVSYCRKVNAMDSVAFSFGKLGGKLVALCNLVQLVGWIIILVVQAGGAIAGVFPNLPFWTVTLTLSILQIVWAVIFGTPGGRINDIAVVLLAGLCVLFLVESFGYNAGSLSISTNMSIMLGIELSIAMPVSWLPLVGDYSCKANDKIGATLMPFLGYFLGSCFMYIIGLSIAVSSGNDIFAFIASSRFRYVACGIVLLSTITTNFVAIYSAAVSSTQWIKIKNIRTSILMVGIFTLVVSVFFPVSRFELILEKFLTSITMVFVPIFTLILLEFFMKKQTTEKHNNWGQLFIVLIGIAGNWLFNKYGIFIPTVMTILLVSTLFVIKYIIGGNKAWRK, encoded by the coding sequence ATGAAAAAAAGCGCTATGTTTTTACTCTGGGTTGGGGCGGCAATTTCCGTTTCGGAAATATTTACCGGGGGCCTGCTTGCTCCCTTGGGTTTTGTCCAAGGGCTGATTGTAATAATTATCGGACATATAATCGGAACAGCGCTTTTTGCGGGGGGCGCTTATGTTTCTTATTGCCGGAAAGTTAATGCCATGGACAGCGTGGCTTTTTCTTTTGGTAAACTCGGAGGAAAATTAGTCGCCCTGTGTAATTTGGTACAACTTGTGGGCTGGATTATCATTTTAGTTGTACAGGCAGGGGGCGCTATTGCCGGTGTATTTCCTAATCTGCCTTTCTGGACAGTAACACTGACGCTGTCTATACTTCAAATAGTATGGGCTGTGATTTTTGGTACTCCGGGAGGCCGCATAAACGATATAGCGGTTGTTCTCTTGGCAGGACTTTGTGTTTTATTTCTCGTTGAATCATTTGGATACAACGCCGGATCCTTATCCATTTCAACTAACATGAGCATAATGTTAGGAATAGAATTGTCCATAGCCATGCCGGTTTCCTGGCTGCCATTGGTGGGAGACTATTCCTGCAAAGCAAATGACAAAATTGGCGCTACGCTAATGCCCTTTCTTGGATATTTTTTGGGGAGTTGCTTTATGTATATCATTGGGCTTTCCATTGCGGTTTCAAGCGGGAATGATATTTTCGCTTTTATCGCATCAAGCAGGTTTCGATATGTCGCCTGTGGTATAGTTTTATTGTCTACCATAACCACCAACTTTGTCGCTATTTATTCCGCAGCGGTTTCATCAACACAATGGATAAAAATCAAAAACATCAGGACATCAATTCTGATGGTTGGGATATTTACACTGGTTGTTTCTGTGTTTTTTCCGGTCAGCCGCTTTGAGTTAATTCTGGAGAAATTCCTTACCTCTATCACCATGGTATTTGTGCCGATATTTACGCTTATTTTGCTTGAGTTCTTCATGAAAAAACAAACGACTGAAAAACACAATAATTGGGGGCAGTTGTTTATTGTGCTTATCGGCATAGCCGGTAATTGGCTGTTTAATAAATACGGTATTTTTATCCCCACGGTTATGACCATCCTGTTGGTTTCAACTTTATTTGTCATTAAATATATTATTGGTGGAAATAAAGCATGGAGAAAATGA